GGACTGCGCGGCCGGCGCGAGTGCTCATGCGCTTGCGGAAGCCGTGCACCTTGGCGCGACGGCGATTGTTCGGCTGGAATGTCCGCTTGACCACGGTTCTACTCCCACGTTTGGTTGATTCGTGGGGAGAACCCCACACTCTTGATATGTGCACAAGCATGCACACGTGACTAGCTGACTTTACGCGAG
The DNA window shown above is from Changpingibacter yushuensis and carries:
- the rpmH gene encoding 50S ribosomal protein L34, which encodes MVKRTFQPNNRRRAKVHGFRKRMSTRAGRAVLANRRKKGRSKISA